In one Bacteroides intestinalis DSM 17393 genomic region, the following are encoded:
- a CDS encoding alpha/beta hydrolase-fold protein, with protein MKNIAIILVCALAYCFGVQAQSTIPHSQAGFDVEKAGIAQGKIETVTYNSKTVGTKRKALVYTPPGFSKSKKYPVLYLLHGIGGDELEWFNNGKPQIILDNLYAEGKLTPMIVVLPNGRAIKDDRATGNIMAPDKVEGFAIFEKDLLNDLVPFIEKTYPVIKNRESRAIAGLSMGGGQSLNFGLGNLDKFAWVGGFSSAPNTKAPEVLVPNPEATTQQLKLLWISCGDNDNLMSFSERTHLYLQQHRIPHIFYVEPGGHDFNVWKNDLYLFSQLLFKPVDTSSFDKYGLHGARAESNVRNSKYPQLTADHRAIFRIKAPDAQKVQIDLGRKYDMVRQEGGIWETVTDSLGEGFHYYSLLIDGVAVSDPGSETFYGMGRMASGIEVPFKGGEYYALKDVPHGDIRMKRYYSEVSRSWRRFFVYTPAGYDTRTAEKYPVLYLLHGGGEDERGWATQGKTDLIIDNLIAEGKAKPMLIVMLDGNMASAGFNAGALKAFEAELMQAVIPFVEDNYRVRKEADSRALAGLSMGGIQTLYAGLYHTDLFAHLGVFSSGWLPFYQKIADGQYEFINKNKAAIDSQLRLLWIAMGGKEDIAYQNCQNMLKEFDTLKLKYTYSEYPGGHTWPVWRNNLYNFAQLLFNK; from the coding sequence ATGAAAAACATTGCAATCATTTTAGTATGCGCATTGGCGTATTGCTTCGGGGTACAGGCACAAAGTACCATCCCCCACTCCCAGGCTGGTTTCGACGTAGAAAAGGCAGGAATAGCCCAAGGGAAAATAGAAACAGTGACTTATAACTCTAAAACCGTTGGTACGAAGCGGAAAGCATTGGTTTATACCCCTCCCGGCTTCAGTAAGAGCAAGAAATACCCTGTACTTTATCTGCTGCATGGTATCGGTGGCGATGAACTGGAGTGGTTCAATAATGGCAAACCACAAATCATTCTCGATAACCTGTATGCCGAAGGTAAACTAACACCGATGATCGTAGTACTCCCCAACGGAAGAGCCATAAAAGATGACCGCGCTACGGGCAATATCATGGCTCCGGATAAAGTGGAAGGCTTCGCCATTTTTGAAAAAGATCTGCTGAACGACCTGGTTCCTTTTATTGAGAAGACATATCCTGTAATCAAGAATCGAGAGAGCAGGGCCATCGCAGGACTGTCAATGGGTGGCGGGCAATCCTTAAACTTTGGTCTGGGAAATCTGGATAAATTTGCTTGGGTAGGAGGATTCTCATCCGCCCCCAACACCAAAGCACCCGAAGTGCTTGTTCCAAATCCGGAAGCTACCACACAGCAACTAAAACTGCTGTGGATATCCTGCGGGGACAATGACAACCTGATGTCTTTCAGCGAACGTACTCACCTCTACCTGCAACAGCATCGGATTCCCCATATCTTCTATGTGGAGCCCGGAGGCCACGACTTCAATGTATGGAAAAACGACCTCTACCTGTTCTCTCAATTGCTATTCAAGCCTGTAGATACGTCAAGCTTCGACAAATATGGCCTTCATGGAGCACGCGCAGAATCCAACGTACGGAACTCCAAATATCCGCAACTGACGGCAGACCACCGCGCTATTTTTCGCATAAAAGCCCCGGATGCACAGAAAGTACAGATAGACCTGGGACGGAAATACGATATGGTCAGACAGGAAGGAGGTATCTGGGAAACGGTAACCGATTCTTTGGGTGAAGGTTTTCATTACTATTCACTATTGATTGACGGAGTAGCGGTATCCGATCCCGGAAGTGAGACTTTCTATGGCATGGGACGCATGGCAAGCGGCATTGAAGTTCCTTTCAAGGGTGGAGAATATTATGCACTGAAGGATGTGCCACATGGTGATATCCGCATGAAACGCTACTATTCGGAAGTAAGTCGTTCGTGGAGACGCTTCTTTGTATATACACCTGCCGGATATGACACCCGCACGGCTGAAAAATATCCTGTTTTATACCTGTTGCATGGTGGCGGAGAAGATGAACGCGGTTGGGCTACACAAGGCAAAACCGATCTGATAATAGACAACCTGATCGCTGAGGGAAAAGCTAAACCGATGTTGATAGTGATGCTCGATGGCAATATGGCTTCTGCCGGGTTCAATGCCGGTGCCTTGAAAGCATTCGAAGCCGAGCTGATGCAGGCTGTCATTCCATTTGTAGAAGATAACTACCGTGTCAGAAAAGAAGCAGACAGCCGGGCACTTGCAGGCCTCTCTATGGGAGGCATACAAACACTTTATGCCGGCCTATACCATACAGATTTGTTCGCTCATCTCGGTGTATTCAGTTCCGGATGGCTACCTTTCTACCAGAAAATCGCAGATGGCCAATACGAATTTATCAACAAGAATAAAGCAGCAATAGACTCTCAACTCAGATTACTCTGGATCGCCATGGGAGGCAAAGAAGATATAGCCTACCAGAACTGCCAGAATATGCTTAAAGAGTTTGATACACTAAAACTGAAGTATACGTATTCCGAATATCCGGGTGGACACACCTGGCCGGTATGGAGAAACAATCTGTATAATTTTGCACAGTTATTATTCAATAAATAA
- a CDS encoding glycoside hydrolase family 127 protein, giving the protein MKKSFTILLLMCAGIGANAQDKLYPNEFPLSQITLLEGPLKHARDLNIETLLKYDCDRLIAPYRKEAGLTPKAKCYPNWDGLDGHVGGHYLTAMAINAATGNEECRKRMEYIINEIAECAEANYKNHPKWGVGYMGGMPNSQNIWSGFKNGDFRVYSGSWAPFYNLHKMYAGLRDAWLYCGNEQAKTLFLQFCNWAIDITSGLSDEQMERMLGNEHGGMNEVLADAYAITREQKYLDCAKRFSHKRLFTPMSQRQDCLDNMHANTQVPKVIGFERISELSGNEDYHMASSFFWDIVTGERSLAFGGNSRREHFPAKDACMDFINDIDGPESCNTNNILKLTEDLHRRNPEARYADYYELATFNHILSTQHPEHGGYVYFTPARPRHYRNYSAPNEAMWCCVGTGMENHGKYGQFIYTHVGDALFVNLYAASQLDWKERGITLRQETAFPYSENSTITIAEGKGTFNLMVRYPGWVHPGEFKVSVNGKPVDIITGPSSYVSINRKWKKGDVVNINFPMHSSLRYLPNEPQYIAFMHGPILLGMKTGTESMASLIADDSRFGQYAGGPKQPIDKAPILINNDIASIPSQLTPVPGKPLHFTLSTRMENKIEGELQPFFEIHDSRYMMYWLALTEGSYKQYIDNIAKQEQERQALEASTVDKVQPGEQQPETDHQMETDESYTGNTNNVFYRDARNGHYFSYLMQTDGLTDLKLRLKYWGVGEWKSHEFDIYIDDVFLRSINNTGKYRISEFKAETYDIPDTLLQDKKQVRVKFVAKPNKQIGEIYEVRLIKQ; this is encoded by the coding sequence ATGAAAAAGTCATTTACCATTCTATTATTAATGTGTGCAGGCATAGGGGCAAACGCACAAGATAAGTTGTATCCCAACGAGTTTCCTCTCTCGCAAATAACACTCCTCGAAGGACCCTTGAAACATGCCCGTGACCTGAATATCGAGACATTGCTCAAGTACGACTGTGACCGCCTGATAGCTCCCTATCGAAAAGAGGCAGGACTGACACCCAAAGCAAAGTGTTATCCCAATTGGGACGGATTGGACGGACATGTGGGAGGACATTACCTCACAGCTATGGCGATTAACGCAGCTACCGGCAATGAAGAATGTCGCAAGCGCATGGAGTACATTATCAATGAAATAGCCGAATGCGCCGAAGCTAATTACAAGAACCATCCCAAGTGGGGTGTTGGCTACATGGGCGGAATGCCTAACAGCCAGAATATATGGAGCGGTTTTAAAAACGGCGACTTCCGCGTATACAGCGGTTCGTGGGCGCCTTTCTATAACCTGCACAAAATGTATGCAGGCTTGCGCGACGCATGGCTATATTGCGGCAACGAGCAGGCAAAGACTCTTTTTCTACAGTTCTGTAATTGGGCAATCGATATCACATCAGGTCTGTCGGACGAGCAGATGGAACGGATGCTTGGCAACGAGCATGGCGGCATGAACGAAGTGCTTGCTGATGCGTATGCCATTACCCGCGAACAGAAGTACCTTGACTGTGCGAAGCGTTTCTCTCATAAACGGTTATTTACTCCTATGTCCCAGCGGCAGGACTGTCTCGACAACATGCACGCCAATACGCAAGTACCCAAAGTTATCGGTTTTGAGCGTATATCAGAGTTATCGGGCAATGAAGATTATCACATGGCAAGTTCATTCTTCTGGGACATTGTAACAGGCGAGCGCAGCCTTGCATTTGGCGGGAATAGCCGTCGTGAACACTTCCCTGCCAAGGATGCTTGCATGGATTTCATCAATGACATCGACGGACCTGAGAGCTGCAACACCAACAATATATTGAAACTGACAGAAGACCTCCATCGCCGTAACCCGGAAGCGCGGTATGCCGACTACTACGAGCTTGCCACTTTCAACCATATACTCTCCACCCAGCATCCGGAACATGGAGGCTACGTCTATTTCACACCTGCCCGTCCCCGCCACTATCGCAACTACTCCGCTCCTAATGAAGCAATGTGGTGTTGTGTCGGCACCGGTATGGAGAACCATGGTAAGTACGGACAATTCATCTACACCCATGTAGGTGATGCTCTTTTTGTGAATCTATATGCGGCTTCGCAACTCGACTGGAAAGAACGCGGCATCACGCTACGTCAGGAGACGGCTTTCCCTTATTCTGAAAACAGTACTATTACTATTGCGGAAGGCAAAGGCACATTCAATCTTATGGTACGCTATCCGGGATGGGTACATCCGGGCGAATTCAAGGTCAGTGTAAACGGAAAGCCAGTCGATATCATTACAGGTCCGTCATCATACGTCAGCATCAATCGCAAATGGAAAAAAGGCGATGTGGTGAATATCAATTTCCCAATGCACTCATCCCTGCGTTACTTACCCAACGAACCGCAGTACATTGCTTTCATGCATGGACCTATCCTTCTCGGTATGAAAACCGGTACAGAGTCGATGGCTTCACTCATAGCAGATGACAGTCGTTTCGGGCAGTATGCAGGCGGTCCCAAACAGCCTATTGATAAAGCTCCAATCCTCATCAACAATGACATCGCCAGCATCCCGTCGCAGCTCACTCCTGTACCAGGTAAGCCGCTGCACTTCACACTGAGCACCCGCATGGAGAACAAGATTGAAGGAGAATTGCAGCCATTCTTCGAAATTCATGACTCTCGCTATATGATGTATTGGCTTGCTCTCACCGAAGGCAGTTATAAGCAATACATTGATAACATTGCCAAGCAGGAACAGGAGCGTCAGGCGCTTGAAGCAAGCACTGTCGACAAAGTGCAGCCAGGCGAACAGCAACCGGAGACCGACCACCAGATGGAAACCGACGAGTCATACACAGGCAACACAAATAATGTCTTCTACCGCGATGCCCGCAACGGACATTATTTTAGTTACCTCATGCAAACCGATGGTTTGACTGACCTCAAGCTACGCCTCAAGTATTGGGGAGTGGGCGAATGGAAAAGCCATGAGTTCGATATTTATATTGATGATGTATTTCTCCGTTCTATCAATAATACCGGCAAATACCGCATATCGGAGTTCAAAGCAGAAACCTATGACATTCCGGATACTCTTTTGCAGGATAAGAAACAAGTACGCGTCAAGTTTGTGGCAAAACCAAACAAGCAAATAGGCGAGATATATGAAGTAAGATTAATAAAACAGTAG
- a CDS encoding glycoside hydrolase family 97 protein, with translation MRKLCLLFLLIGTYCYAGEKRCTVDSPDGKIQLAIIQTDAGELTYQLSVKRKQVIEASALGFKTEDGVSFPSQGWKMGKVIRNKVNSVWKPLWGKRAVVPDKYNEMKLSFVNEAESSDALEIVARAYNEGVAFRYVLPQGAGSALELTTFNFAGDYTAWYYNGERHNIGPERLTETDGERLPVMTVKAAEDLYLAVHEACLDEGEPLKLKSEKGRCLFSVSAKPHLLRAGYQSAWRVVLCGNRPGDLVDSHLVELLNPEPSGEYDFSWVKPGVALWDWRMNGAQWEGFNYTMSYPSWERAVDFAAEQGFAYLVLDANWYGPEFEQGSDPVKGDKARDVRKLIQYGKQKGVGIWLYLNDVGGRNYPLEETLKQYGEWGAAGVKYGFMAGNPEEKNTRTKSITEMCARYKLLVDFHDYPVHPYGQMRTWPNAVTREYCKAQLDGHEIFYPKTFVTSVFVNMVAGPIDMNNGMFDLRQGRTTRSDNNQEVPSTVVSEAARTLITFSGATIIPDIPEYYRKYPALLRFLSAQKMPWLESKTLDGEIGEYIVMMRQAEDGVFLIGAATNEESRTLRVPLSFLGKGDYEAEIVEDGENAHYLSNRETMKVSKKRVTRNEVLSIKLAPGGGACIRIGKEIKQ, from the coding sequence ATGAGAAAATTGTGTTTGTTGTTCTTATTGATAGGAACATATTGTTATGCAGGTGAAAAAAGATGTACGGTTGATTCGCCTGACGGAAAGATACAGTTAGCGATTATTCAAACGGATGCCGGTGAGCTGACTTATCAACTATCTGTGAAGCGTAAACAAGTGATTGAGGCTTCTGCATTGGGATTTAAAACAGAGGATGGGGTGTCTTTTCCTTCCCAAGGATGGAAAATGGGAAAGGTTATCCGTAATAAAGTGAATTCTGTTTGGAAGCCTCTGTGGGGAAAGCGTGCCGTAGTGCCCGATAAATACAATGAGATGAAGTTGTCTTTTGTGAATGAAGCGGAATCATCGGATGCTTTGGAGATAGTGGCGCGGGCTTATAATGAAGGTGTGGCTTTTCGCTATGTGTTGCCTCAAGGGGCGGGTTCTGCACTGGAACTTACCACTTTTAATTTTGCAGGCGACTATACCGCGTGGTATTATAATGGAGAAAGGCATAATATCGGTCCGGAACGATTGACCGAAACAGATGGCGAGCGCTTGCCCGTGATGACGGTGAAGGCTGCGGAAGATTTATACCTGGCTGTACATGAGGCTTGTCTGGATGAGGGTGAACCCTTGAAACTGAAATCGGAAAAGGGGCGATGCTTGTTTTCTGTTTCTGCGAAACCGCATTTACTCCGTGCAGGATATCAATCGGCATGGCGTGTGGTGCTTTGTGGCAACCGGCCGGGCGATCTGGTGGATTCTCATCTCGTGGAATTGCTGAATCCGGAACCTTCCGGAGAATATGATTTTTCGTGGGTGAAGCCGGGAGTTGCATTGTGGGACTGGCGTATGAATGGTGCTCAGTGGGAAGGGTTTAATTATACAATGTCCTATCCTTCCTGGGAAAGAGCGGTTGATTTTGCCGCAGAGCAGGGTTTTGCCTATCTGGTTCTTGATGCCAATTGGTATGGACCTGAGTTTGAGCAGGGTTCGGACCCCGTTAAGGGAGATAAGGCCAGGGATGTGCGAAAATTGATTCAATATGGAAAGCAGAAAGGAGTGGGTATCTGGCTGTATCTGAATGATGTGGGAGGACGTAATTATCCGTTGGAAGAAACTTTGAAACAATACGGGGAGTGGGGAGCTGCCGGAGTGAAGTATGGTTTTATGGCCGGAAACCCTGAAGAGAAGAATACCAGAACAAAGAGTATAACGGAAATGTGTGCACGGTATAAGCTATTGGTAGATTTTCATGATTATCCGGTGCATCCCTATGGGCAGATGCGGACATGGCCCAATGCTGTGACACGTGAATACTGCAAGGCTCAATTGGACGGACACGAGATTTTCTATCCCAAAACCTTTGTAACTTCGGTATTTGTAAATATGGTAGCCGGCCCGATTGATATGAATAACGGTATGTTTGACCTTCGGCAAGGAAGAACGACACGTTCGGATAATAATCAGGAAGTGCCTTCGACAGTGGTATCGGAAGCTGCACGGACATTGATTACTTTCTCCGGCGCGACGATTATTCCGGATATTCCTGAATATTATCGTAAATATCCTGCTTTACTCCGCTTTTTGTCTGCACAGAAAATGCCTTGGCTGGAAAGTAAGACTTTAGATGGCGAAATAGGGGAATATATCGTAATGATGCGTCAAGCGGAAGATGGAGTATTCTTGATAGGAGCTGCAACTAACGAAGAAAGTAGAACTTTACGTGTGCCGCTGTCTTTCTTAGGTAAAGGAGACTATGAAGCGGAAATTGTAGAAGATGGAGAGAATGCCCATTATTTAAGTAACAGGGAAACGATGAAGGTTTCTAAAAAGAGAGTAACCCGGAATGAGGTTTTGAGTATAAAGTTGGCGCCGGGTGGCGGGGCTTGTATCCGTATTGGAAAAGAAATAAAACAGTAG
- a CDS encoding glycoside hydrolase family 2 TIM barrel-domain containing protein yields MKKKLFSLFALAIGFQTIALSQKNEWRDPEVNAVNRAPMHANYFAYESPDAARAGVKEESDNFLSLNGMWKFNWVRNADQRPDDFYRLGYNDSAWDELKVPAVWELNGYGDPIYVNVGYPWKNQFRTDPPKIPVKNNHVGSYRKEIVIPAEWKDKQIFAHFGSVTSNIYLWVNGKYVGYSEDSKLEAEFDLSGYLKPGKNLIAFQVFRWCDGSYLEDQDFFRFSGVGRDCYLYTRNKNYIQDIRVTPDLDQQYANGSLDIALQMKGRGTVELELSDSKGNVVANTRVNGSGNLSTAMEVKNPLKWSAEMPNLYCLTATLKNGNDILEVIPVKVGFRKVEIKDAQLLVNGQPVLIKGANRHEMDPDYGYVVSRERMLQDIRIMKQFNINAVRTCHYPDNNLWYELCDEYGLYVVAEANVEAHGMLYTNNQLSKHPSFAKAHLERNQRNVQRSYNHPSVIIWSLGNETGPGPNFEACYRWIKAEDATRPVQYEQAGHDYYTDIFCPMYLWYSACEDYAKSNATKPLIQCEYAHAMGNSMGGFKEYWDLIRKYPKFQGGFIWDFVDQSVRWKNKDGIEIYAYGGDFNKYDGSDNNFCDNGLISPDRVPNPHMYEVGYFYQSIWTRPVNLQNGEIEIFNENFFRDLSAYYLDWQLLADGELVEAGTVGNLDVAPQQSARLKLDISGINSYKDKELLLNVSYKLKKAETLLSPGFTVAKAQMPVTPYKAPDMALVNVKKANIESVAPSVNNNDGNYLIIEGEDFIIEFAKNNGFLSRYKVAGKELMNDGGQLVPNFWRAPTDNDYGARLQHKYRVWLNPKLKRTSFTNKQENGTVVVEAGYEMPDVSAKLYLTYVINNAGEIKVTQKMAAGEAEKVPDMFRFGMQMQMPDEFYRINYYGRGPVENYSDRNHATDLGIYRQTVAEQFYPYIRPQETGTKTDIRWWRQLNEAGSGLQFVAEAPFSASALNYTIESLDDGLNKDQRHSPEVIPVDYTNICIDKAQLGLACENSWGAIAYPQYRLPYGNYEFSFIMKPVFNKVY; encoded by the coding sequence ATGAAGAAAAAGCTATTCAGTTTATTTGCTTTGGCTATTGGATTTCAGACAATTGCCTTATCACAAAAGAATGAGTGGAGAGATCCGGAGGTAAATGCTGTAAATCGTGCTCCGATGCATGCCAACTATTTTGCTTATGAATCGCCCGATGCTGCCCGTGCAGGTGTGAAGGAAGAATCTGATAATTTCCTGTCACTGAATGGGATGTGGAAATTTAATTGGGTAAGGAATGCTGACCAGCGCCCGGACGACTTTTATCGGTTGGGCTATAACGATAGTGCGTGGGATGAGCTGAAAGTACCTGCTGTATGGGAGCTAAATGGCTATGGAGATCCTATTTATGTCAATGTTGGGTATCCGTGGAAGAACCAGTTCAGAACAGATCCTCCGAAAATACCCGTAAAGAACAATCATGTGGGATCCTATCGTAAGGAGATTGTTATACCGGCGGAGTGGAAGGATAAGCAAATCTTTGCACATTTTGGTTCAGTCACTTCTAATATCTATTTGTGGGTGAATGGTAAATACGTTGGGTATAGTGAAGACAGTAAATTGGAAGCGGAATTTGATTTGTCGGGTTATCTCAAACCGGGTAAAAACCTGATTGCATTTCAGGTGTTCCGTTGGTGCGACGGGTCATATCTTGAAGACCAGGATTTCTTCCGTTTTTCGGGTGTGGGGCGTGATTGCTACTTGTATACCCGCAACAAGAACTATATACAGGACATCAGAGTTACTCCCGACTTGGACCAACAGTATGCCAACGGTTCGTTGGATATTGCCCTCCAAATGAAAGGACGGGGTACTGTAGAATTGGAACTATCGGATTCGAAAGGTAATGTCGTTGCAAACACCCGGGTGAATGGTTCGGGCAATCTTTCGACTGCCATGGAGGTTAAGAATCCCCTTAAATGGAGTGCGGAAATGCCCAATCTTTATTGTCTGACAGCTACTTTGAAGAATGGCAATGATATTTTAGAAGTTATTCCGGTAAAAGTAGGTTTCCGTAAAGTCGAGATTAAAGATGCGCAACTGCTTGTGAACGGGCAGCCTGTACTGATTAAGGGAGCCAACCGCCATGAGATGGACCCGGATTATGGATATGTTGTTTCGCGGGAGCGTATGTTGCAGGATATCCGGATTATGAAGCAGTTCAATATCAATGCCGTACGTACATGCCACTATCCTGACAACAATCTTTGGTATGAACTGTGCGATGAGTATGGCTTGTACGTCGTAGCTGAGGCTAATGTAGAGGCGCATGGAATGTTATATACTAATAATCAGCTTTCTAAACACCCGTCTTTTGCCAAAGCACATCTGGAACGCAACCAGCGTAATGTGCAGCGTAGTTACAATCATCCTTCGGTCATTATCTGGTCGTTGGGTAACGAAACCGGTCCCGGTCCTAATTTCGAAGCTTGCTATCGTTGGATAAAAGCGGAAGATGCAACGCGCCCCGTGCAATATGAACAGGCCGGTCATGATTATTATACCGATATTTTCTGCCCGATGTATCTGTGGTATAGCGCTTGCGAGGATTATGCCAAGAGTAATGCCACTAAACCGCTTATACAGTGTGAATATGCGCATGCTATGGGTAATTCTATGGGTGGATTCAAAGAATATTGGGACCTGATACGCAAATATCCCAAATTTCAGGGTGGATTCATCTGGGACTTTGTTGACCAGTCTGTGCGTTGGAAAAATAAGGACGGCATAGAGATATATGCGTATGGCGGAGATTTTAATAAGTACGATGGTTCGGATAATAATTTCTGTGATAACGGTCTGATAAGCCCTGACAGGGTACCGAATCCGCACATGTACGAAGTGGGTTACTTTTATCAGTCCATTTGGACACGTCCCGTCAACCTGCAAAATGGAGAAATAGAAATCTTCAATGAGAATTTCTTCCGTGATCTTTCCGCTTATTATCTGGATTGGCAGTTATTGGCAGATGGTGAATTGGTAGAAGCCGGCACTGTTGGCAATCTTGATGTAGCTCCTCAACAATCGGCAAGACTGAAACTGGACATCTCCGGTATAAACTCGTATAAAGACAAGGAACTATTGCTGAATGTATCTTATAAACTTAAAAAGGCTGAAACCTTATTATCTCCCGGATTTACTGTTGCAAAAGCTCAAATGCCCGTCACTCCCTATAAGGCACCCGATATGGCATTAGTGAATGTGAAGAAAGCGAATATAGAATCCGTTGCTCCCTCCGTGAATAATAATGATGGTAATTATCTGATTATTGAAGGTGAGGATTTCATTATTGAGTTTGCGAAGAACAATGGTTTCCTGAGCAGATATAAGGTTGCAGGCAAGGAATTGATGAATGATGGCGGACAGCTCGTGCCTAATTTCTGGCGTGCGCCTACTGACAATGATTATGGTGCCAGATTGCAGCACAAATACAGGGTATGGCTGAATCCTAAACTTAAAAGGACTTCATTTACCAACAAGCAGGAGAATGGGACGGTTGTAGTTGAAGCCGGATATGAAATGCCGGATGTCTCTGCTAAACTATATCTGACTTATGTGATAAATAATGCAGGTGAGATAAAAGTTACTCAGAAAATGGCTGCCGGTGAAGCAGAGAAAGTGCCCGATATGTTCCGCTTCGGCATGCAGATGCAGATGCCTGATGAATTCTATAGAATCAATTATTATGGCAGAGGTCCTGTGGAAAACTATTCGGACCGCAATCATGCAACAGATTTGGGAATTTACCGCCAGACGGTGGCTGAACAATTCTACCCATATATCCGTCCGCAGGAAACGGGTACTAAGACTGATATACGTTGGTGGAGACAACTGAACGAAGCGGGTTCCGGGTTGCAATTTGTTGCAGAAGCCCCGTTCTCGGCATCAGCTCTGAACTATACGATTGAATCTTTGGACGACGGATTGAATAAAGATCAGCGTCATTCGCCGGAAGTAATCCCGGTGGATTATACGAATATTTGCATAGACAAGGCTCAATTGGGTCTGGCTTGTGAAAATAGTTGGGGAGCTATCGCTTATCCGCAATACCGCTTGCCGTACGGTAATTATGAATTCAGCTTTATAATGAAGCCGGTATTTAATAAAGTTTATTGA
- a CDS encoding DUF2059 domain-containing protein, which translates to MRNKIIFQVAMCVVALLSFVLPVSAQQSDETSEYEVALKKLMKVTGALNSIDEILPQTLAVARMNASQKDADYWDTFAKLWREKMERMVMEIYMPIYKKHLALEDLQETIAFYEFPLGKRYRESAISIMREAMPLLVSRLQVDMSKELHQESDKSMDAMEQTRNRDQELYDAAYALPKDSIEVAKRPYNRAEGTKPSLYSIERRAKDTKVTFLQPIYFNWQWLYYSPGFVIIDKKTGDEYHVRGYDGGTPQDRLLTVEGFNSKYIYVSLLFPKLKKSVEVIDILELPHEKDRLPSNDDGIFKTYCNVKVKDYLRSSKKRAKEIY; encoded by the coding sequence ATGAGAAACAAAATTATTTTTCAAGTCGCAATGTGTGTAGTCGCATTGTTGAGTTTTGTCTTACCGGTTTCCGCACAACAATCAGATGAGACGAGTGAATATGAAGTAGCTTTGAAGAAGCTAATGAAAGTTACCGGTGCTTTGAATTCTATTGATGAGATTCTGCCACAGACTTTGGCCGTGGCAAGGATGAATGCCTCCCAAAAAGATGCTGATTATTGGGATACATTTGCTAAGTTGTGGAGAGAGAAGATGGAACGGATGGTCATGGAGATATACATGCCTATCTACAAGAAACATTTAGCTTTGGAGGATCTGCAAGAAACCATTGCGTTTTATGAATTCCCTTTGGGAAAGCGATATAGAGAGTCGGCAATAAGTATTATGCGTGAAGCTATGCCGTTATTGGTCAGCCGGCTACAAGTGGATATGAGTAAAGAACTGCATCAGGAATCTGACAAGAGCATGGATGCAATGGAGCAAACGAGAAATCGGGACCAGGAACTATATGATGCAGCTTATGCGCTTCCGAAAGATAGTATTGAGGTGGCTAAGAGACCTTATAACAGAGCAGAGGGAACGAAACCTTCATTATACTCCATTGAGAGAAGAGCCAAAGATACGAAAGTAACTTTCCTGCAACCTATCTATTTTAATTGGCAATGGCTGTACTATAGTCCGGGGTTTGTGATAATTGACAAAAAAACGGGTGATGAATACCACGTGAGAGGATATGACGGAGGAACTCCCCAAGACAGATTATTGACTGTAGAGGGGTTCAACTCCAAGTATATCTATGTCAGTCTCCTTTTCCCCAAACTGAAAAAAAGTGTAGAAGTGATTGATATTCTTGAGTTGCCTCATGAAAAAGACAGGTTACCTTCCAATGATGATGGGATTTTCAAGACATATTGTAATGTGAAAGTAAAGGATTACTTACGGTCTTCTAAGAAGAGAGCCAAGGAAATATATTAG
- a CDS encoding TlpA family protein disulfide reductase, translated as MQEGSNFVDSKVELPDSTKVYLSDYIGKGHYVLVNIWASWCGACIAELPEIRNAGEKYASKNLKLLSISIDRDRKNWEKALKRLGLPWTQVLADYSFVNSYGINKIPVLMLISPDGIILKRNFSIEDLNRLFQN; from the coding sequence GTGCAAGAAGGCAGTAATTTTGTTGATTCTAAAGTGGAATTACCAGACAGCACAAAAGTGTATTTGTCGGATTATATAGGGAAGGGGCATTATGTGTTAGTGAATATCTGGGCTTCGTGGTGTGGGGCTTGCATTGCAGAGTTACCGGAAATCAGAAATGCGGGCGAGAAATATGCTTCCAAAAATCTAAAGTTATTATCTATCTCAATAGATCGTGATAGGAAAAACTGGGAAAAAGCACTTAAGCGGTTAGGGCTTCCTTGGACACAAGTACTGGCGGATTATTCGTTTGTGAATTCGTATGGAATAAATAAAATACCGGTATTGATGCTGATATCACCCGACGGAATAATTCTTAAAAGAAATTTCAGTATAGAGGATTTGAATCGTCTTTTCCAAAACTGA